A region of Paenibacillus thiaminolyticus DNA encodes the following proteins:
- a CDS encoding FecCD family ABC transporter permease, with the protein MAQITPLTPERRKRNRSLAIMAILGILIILMFMVSMNTGFIRLSPLDLVRTLFGAGTDKQQLILFEFRLPRIVLSLLIGAGLAVSGCVMQGISRNALADPGILGINAGAGLIVMLFFSFYPTTAAAPVFLLPVLAWIGAGLTAALICALAYKRHEGMRPTRLLLTGVAVAAGISAAMIVMTLRLSPEKYQFVATWLAGSIWGTNWKFVLALLPFIVLLLPYVFCKARVMNVLNLGEQMAAGLGANVSREQLKLLAAAVGLAGSSVAVSGGIGFVGLIGPHLARRLVGPKHQLLLPASALTGALLVLAADTIGRWILQPSEVPTGIVVAVIGAPYFLYLLARSKA; encoded by the coding sequence ATGGCACAGATTACACCATTGACGCCCGAGCGCCGCAAGCGAAACCGCAGCCTTGCGATTATGGCCATATTGGGAATCTTGATTATACTCATGTTCATGGTCAGCATGAATACCGGATTCATCCGGCTGTCTCCGCTGGATCTGGTACGCACCCTGTTCGGAGCGGGGACCGATAAGCAGCAGCTGATTCTATTCGAATTCCGCCTGCCGCGGATCGTCCTCTCCCTGCTTATCGGGGCAGGCCTGGCCGTATCGGGCTGCGTCATGCAAGGTATCTCCCGCAATGCTCTGGCCGATCCGGGCATTCTCGGCATAAACGCCGGCGCCGGACTTATCGTGATGCTATTCTTCTCATTCTATCCGACGACGGCTGCGGCTCCGGTGTTCCTGCTGCCGGTGCTGGCCTGGATTGGCGCGGGACTGACGGCCGCCCTCATCTGCGCGCTGGCCTATAAGCGGCATGAAGGGATGCGGCCGACGCGCCTGCTGCTGACGGGCGTGGCCGTTGCGGCGGGAATCAGCGCCGCCATGATCGTGATGACGCTGCGGCTGAGCCCGGAGAAGTATCAATTCGTGGCGACCTGGCTGGCTGGAAGCATCTGGGGAACGAACTGGAAGTTCGTGCTGGCGCTGCTGCCGTTCATCGTGTTGCTGCTGCCCTATGTCTTCTGCAAGGCGCGCGTCATGAATGTGCTGAATCTGGGCGAGCAGATGGCAGCAGGACTCGGCGCGAATGTGTCGCGTGAGCAGCTGAAGCTGCTCGCGGCAGCGGTCGGTCTCGCCGGCTCCAGCGTCGCCGTAAGCGGCGGCATCGGCTTCGTCGGACTGATCGGCCCGCATCTGGCCCGGCGCCTTGTCGGACCGAAGCATCAGCTGCTGCTGCCGGCTTCCGCGCTGACCGGCGCGCTGCTTGTGCTGGCGGCAGACACGATCGGCCGCTGGATTTTGCAGCCGTCCGAGGTGCCGACAGGCATCGTCGTCGCCGTTATCGGCGCCCCTTATTTTCTCTATCTGCTTGCGCGATCCAAAGCGTAA
- a CDS encoding helix-turn-helix domain-containing protein translates to MARLSQWQYTALFHELTGKKTLDYVTELRINSSKQLLIASQDPLREIARQVGFSDEYYFNRRFRQTTGVTARQYARSMRSRTRVTDWTGHEVEIPARPERIFYYGETLGDLLALGVDAIGGHNRFSNHFLFRDRFISVADVGHPINPDLIIFANADERQ, encoded by the coding sequence GTGGCCCGACTGTCGCAGTGGCAATATACGGCCCTCTTCCATGAGTTGACCGGCAAGAAGACGCTTGATTATGTGACCGAGCTGCGCATCAACAGCTCCAAGCAGCTCTTGATCGCATCGCAGGATCCGCTGCGGGAGATCGCCCGCCAAGTCGGATTTTCCGATGAATATTACTTCAACCGCCGCTTCCGGCAGACAACGGGAGTGACGGCCAGACAATATGCCCGTTCCATGAGAAGCCGGACGCGGGTAACAGATTGGACAGGGCATGAAGTCGAGATTCCGGCCCGGCCAGAGCGAATCTTCTACTACGGGGAAACGCTCGGGGATCTGCTGGCGCTTGGCGTGGATGCGATTGGCGGTCATAACCGCTTCAGCAATCATTTTCTTTTTCGAGATCGGTTCATCTCTGTCGCAGATGTCGGACATCCGATCAATCCGGATCTCATCATCTTCGCCAACGCGGATGAGCGCCAATAG
- a CDS encoding oxalate decarboxylase family bicupin yields MQHNPKQEQPECIPHPIRKSDGAGATDFGPRDVMRDRENPDMFVPPVTDEGLLPNLKFSFSDAHMQLNQGGWSREITARELPVAKTLAGVNMRLTPGGVRELHWHQQAEWSFMILGRARITAVDQNGRNFIADVGPGDLWYFPPGIPHSIQGLEEGCEFLLVFDDGNFSDLNTLSISDWFAHTPKEVLSANFGVPISAFKHVPAEQLYIFQDEVPGPISEAQVPAPNGTVERSFVHRLLAQPPLTTPGGSVRIADSSNFPVSVTVAAALVEIKPGAMRELHWHPNNDEWQYYLSGQGRMTVFAGSGTARTFNYRAGDVGYVPFAFGHYIQNTGTDSLWFLEMFKSDRFADLSLNQWMALTPHDLVRDNVYGSPELMKSLCKTKWPVVKYPGIPPVLEQD; encoded by the coding sequence GTGCAACACAATCCGAAGCAAGAGCAGCCGGAATGCATCCCGCATCCGATTCGGAAAAGCGACGGCGCCGGTGCAACCGATTTTGGCCCGCGCGACGTAATGCGCGACCGGGAGAACCCGGATATGTTCGTGCCGCCGGTTACGGACGAGGGACTCTTGCCGAATTTGAAGTTCTCGTTCTCCGACGCGCATATGCAGCTGAATCAGGGAGGATGGTCCCGCGAGATTACGGCGCGGGAGCTGCCGGTCGCGAAGACGCTGGCTGGCGTGAATATGCGTCTTACGCCGGGAGGGGTAAGAGAGCTTCATTGGCATCAGCAGGCCGAATGGTCCTTCATGATATTGGGCCGGGCGAGGATTACGGCGGTCGATCAGAACGGCCGCAATTTTATTGCCGATGTCGGTCCGGGCGATTTGTGGTATTTCCCGCCGGGCATTCCTCATTCCATTCAGGGGCTAGAGGAAGGCTGCGAGTTCCTGCTTGTCTTCGATGACGGCAATTTCTCCGATCTGAACACCTTGTCGATCTCCGATTGGTTCGCGCACACCCCTAAGGAAGTGCTGTCGGCCAATTTCGGAGTGCCGATAAGCGCATTTAAGCATGTGCCGGCCGAGCAATTGTACATTTTCCAGGACGAGGTTCCAGGTCCGATCTCGGAGGCGCAGGTGCCTGCCCCGAACGGCACTGTCGAGCGGAGCTTCGTGCATCGTCTGCTCGCCCAGCCTCCGCTGACGACGCCGGGAGGCTCCGTCCGCATCGCCGATTCCTCCAACTTCCCCGTATCCGTTACGGTGGCCGCCGCCCTGGTGGAGATTAAGCCCGGCGCGATGAGGGAGCTGCACTGGCATCCGAATAATGACGAATGGCAGTACTATCTTAGCGGTCAAGGGCGGATGACGGTCTTCGCGGGCAGCGGCACGGCACGGACGTTCAATTACCGGGCAGGGGACGTCGGATACGTTCCGTTCGCGTTCGGCCACTACATTCAGAACACGGGCACGGACAGCTTGTGGTTCCTGGAAATGTTCAAGAGCGACCGCTTCGCCGACCTGTCTCTCAATCAATGGATGGCGCTGACTCCGCATGATCTGGTGAGAGACAATGTCTATGGGTCGCCAGAGCTGATGAAGTCGCTCTGCAAGACGAAATGGCCTGTCGTCAAGTATCCGGGAATTCCGCCGGTCCTTGAACAGGACTAG
- the kdpB gene encoding potassium-transporting ATPase subunit KdpB, with protein MNTTNRKRMLTKEIVKQAGKDSLRKLNPVTMMRNPVLFVVEAGTFVVLLMLLFPGYFGTKETMGFNLAVFLILLFTLLFANAAEALAEGRGKAQAGALKKSKVGIVANKVTGDGVAMVAASELRKGDIVLVSQGDVIPGDGEVIEGLASVDESAITGESAPVIKEAGGDFSSVTGGTRVVSDAIKVRITSDPGDTFLDRMISLVEGAKRQKTPNEIALNTLLISLTLIFLIVVVTLAPMAAYLNIQLDAAVLIALLVCLIPTTIGGLLSAIGVAGMDRVTQYNVLAMSGKAVEAAGDINTMILDKTGTITFGNRMASEFVPVGNEQLRTVAEWAAISSLNDDTPEGRSVLELMKKENLTFDPALAEGGEWIEFRAETRMSGVDLKDGRQVRKGAVDAIKKWAAAQGGTIPADLDEQGNRIASQGGTPLAVTVDGRIAGLIYLKDMVKPGMRERFEQLRKMGIKTIMCTGDNPLTAATIAAEAGVDDYIAESKPEDKIAVIRREQAAGKLVAMTGDGTNDAPALAQADVGLAMNSGTIAAKEAANMIDLDSDPSKIIEVVGIGKQLLMTRGALTTFSIANDIAKYFAIIPAMFMVAIPEMRALNVMGLGSPMSAILSALLFNAVIIPLLIPLAMKGVSYRPVSSGRLLSRNLLIYGLGGVAAPFIGIKLIDLVVHLWV; from the coding sequence ATGAATACGACAAATCGCAAGCGCATGCTGACGAAGGAAATCGTCAAGCAGGCAGGGAAGGACAGCCTTCGGAAGCTGAATCCGGTGACGATGATGAGAAATCCCGTCTTGTTCGTCGTCGAGGCCGGCACCTTCGTTGTCCTGCTGATGCTCTTGTTCCCGGGCTATTTCGGCACGAAGGAAACTATGGGCTTCAATCTGGCCGTGTTCCTGATTCTGCTGTTCACGCTGCTGTTCGCCAATGCCGCAGAGGCGTTGGCGGAAGGGCGGGGCAAGGCCCAGGCGGGCGCTCTGAAAAAATCGAAGGTGGGCATTGTGGCGAACAAGGTTACGGGAGACGGAGTTGCTATGGTGGCCGCATCGGAGCTGCGCAAGGGCGATATCGTCCTCGTCTCGCAAGGGGACGTGATTCCCGGTGACGGAGAAGTTATCGAGGGTCTCGCGTCTGTGGACGAATCCGCGATTACGGGGGAATCGGCTCCCGTAATCAAGGAAGCGGGCGGTGATTTCAGCTCGGTGACCGGCGGCACGCGCGTTGTCAGCGACGCCATCAAGGTACGAATCACGAGCGATCCGGGGGATACGTTCCTGGATCGGATGATCTCGCTCGTTGAAGGAGCGAAGCGGCAGAAGACGCCGAATGAGATCGCGCTCAATACGCTGCTGATCAGCTTGACGCTTATTTTCCTGATTGTGGTTGTCACTCTGGCCCCGATGGCGGCCTACCTGAATATTCAGCTCGATGCGGCGGTTCTCATTGCGCTTCTCGTCTGTCTGATTCCGACGACGATCGGCGGGCTGCTGTCTGCCATCGGGGTAGCCGGCATGGACCGGGTGACGCAGTACAATGTGCTGGCGATGTCCGGGAAAGCGGTGGAGGCCGCAGGGGATATCAACACAATGATCCTCGACAAGACCGGAACGATCACCTTCGGCAACCGGATGGCCAGCGAGTTCGTGCCTGTCGGGAATGAACAGCTGCGCACCGTGGCCGAATGGGCCGCGATTAGCTCCCTGAACGATGATACGCCTGAAGGCCGCTCCGTGCTGGAGTTGATGAAGAAGGAAAATCTTACGTTCGATCCTGCCCTTGCGGAGGGCGGGGAGTGGATTGAATTCAGAGCGGAGACCCGCATGAGCGGCGTCGATCTGAAGGACGGGCGCCAAGTGCGTAAAGGAGCCGTTGATGCAATCAAAAAATGGGCGGCCGCCCAAGGCGGGACGATCCCTGCGGATCTGGACGAGCAGGGGAACCGGATTGCCTCACAGGGCGGCACCCCGCTCGCGGTCACGGTAGACGGGCGGATTGCCGGACTGATTTATTTGAAGGATATGGTGAAGCCGGGCATGCGCGAACGCTTCGAGCAGCTTCGCAAGATGGGTATCAAGACGATCATGTGCACGGGCGACAACCCGCTGACCGCCGCGACCATCGCCGCCGAAGCCGGCGTGGACGACTACATCGCGGAGAGCAAGCCGGAGGACAAGATCGCCGTCATCCGCCGGGAGCAGGCGGCAGGCAAGCTGGTCGCCATGACCGGGGACGGTACGAATGACGCGCCGGCTTTGGCCCAGGCCGATGTGGGGCTGGCGATGAACAGCGGCACGATCGCCGCGAAGGAAGCGGCCAATATGATCGATCTCGATTCCGATCCTTCGAAGATCATCGAAGTGGTAGGGATCGGCAAGCAATTGCTCATGACACGGGGCGCGCTGACCACCTTCAGCATCGCGAACGATATCGCGAAGTATTTCGCGATTATCCCCGCCATGTTCATGGTCGCGATTCCCGAGATGAGGGCGCTGAATGTGATGGGCCTCGGTTCGCCCATGTCGGCCATATTATCGGCATTACTATTTAATGCCGTTATTATTCCGCTGCTGATTCCGCTGGCGATGAAGGGCGTCTCCTATCGTCCGGTGAGCTCCGGACGGCTGCTCAGCCGCAATCTGCTCATCTATGGCCTCGGCGGCGTCGCCGCGCCATTCATCGGCATCAAATTAATCGATCTGGTCGTTCATCTCTGGGTATAA
- a CDS encoding alpha/beta hydrolase family protein, whose protein sequence is MTVWYPADHDAAAKLPRKPYPKEVTEAMSLVFRFPPSLFGYLDAIPTHTVEGPAVSGTQPKYPVLLFSPGVRSTRYQSMTIVEELASHGYIVVGTDHPYTSSKVDFPDGRSVLYRPGPEYPTSAAQYEANVTGIDIRSEDARFVLDTLTEWNSGTGDADKLLRGKLDLERVGIFGHSYGGATTAETLAKDSRFKAGASLEGGFWGSVAHTGLKQPFLYMLTSDTADMIREQLEGKQAAEEGGIGQGTREKLFYEEYIPDLQSVFEKSSADRYYLTVKGFFHQSFADVALLSPMFAKEVSADQSVRIKRDYVRSFFDRYLLGKEAPLLDGPSPRYPEVESDPKLTATGAAAAPSR, encoded by the coding sequence ATCACCGTCTGGTATCCGGCCGATCACGATGCGGCGGCCAAGCTGCCGCGCAAGCCCTATCCGAAGGAAGTGACCGAAGCGATGAGTCTTGTCTTCCGCTTCCCGCCGTCCCTGTTCGGATATCTGGACGCCATTCCGACCCATACGGTCGAGGGACCCGCCGTCTCGGGTACGCAGCCGAAGTATCCGGTCCTGCTGTTCTCTCCCGGGGTTCGTTCCACGCGCTATCAGAGCATGACGATAGTCGAAGAGCTGGCCAGCCACGGATATATCGTCGTCGGCACCGATCATCCGTACACGTCCTCCAAGGTGGATTTCCCCGATGGGAGGAGCGTACTGTACCGCCCCGGGCCCGAGTACCCGACTTCCGCAGCGCAGTATGAGGCGAATGTGACCGGGATAGACATTCGTTCCGAGGATGCCCGCTTCGTGCTGGACACGCTGACCGAATGGAACTCCGGAACGGGCGATGCGGACAAGCTTCTGCGCGGCAAGCTCGACCTTGAGCGGGTCGGCATTTTCGGGCATTCCTACGGCGGGGCGACGACGGCCGAGACGTTGGCCAAGGACAGCCGGTTCAAGGCCGGGGCAAGCCTGGAAGGCGGCTTCTGGGGCAGCGTGGCGCACACGGGCCTGAAGCAGCCGTTCCTGTATATGCTGACATCCGATACGGCGGATATGATCCGGGAGCAGCTTGAAGGGAAGCAGGCCGCAGAAGAAGGCGGGATCGGCCAAGGCACGCGGGAGAAGCTGTTCTACGAGGAATATATTCCGGATCTCCAGTCCGTCTTCGAGAAAAGCTCTGCCGACCGCTACTACTTGACCGTCAAGGGCTTCTTCCATCAGAGCTTCGCGGATGTCGCCCTCCTGTCTCCGATGTTCGCCAAGGAGGTGTCTGCGGACCAATCCGTCCGCATTAAGCGGGACTATGTCCGCTCCTTCTTCGATCGCTACTTGCTCGGCAAGGAAGCGCCGCTGCTGGACGGCCCGTCGCCGCGGTATCCCGAGGTGGAGTCCGATCCGAAGCTGACAGCGACCGGGGCGGCGGCAGCGCCATCCCGGTAG
- a CDS encoding FecCD family ABC transporter permease, producing MNQAANVLRKETVPEEVEFRSRPWAGGIMIIGGLIALAFGLVLSISFGAADIKFATVWEAIFRFNPDVTQHQIIQELRLPRVLGGAMVGACFAVAGAIMQGMTRNPLADSGLLGLNAGAGFMMAICFAFFPGLPFMYLILYGFLGAGLGAGLIYGIGSLAKGGLTPVRLVLAGAALSALLSALSEGIALYFKIGQDLAFWYAGGVAGTKWFQLKIMFPWIAAALIGAIAISRSITMLSLGDEIAKGLGQRTGLVKLAGTIIVLILAGAAVSVVGAVGFVGLIIPHLARYLVGVDYRWIIPCSAVLGSLLVVFADLAARMINPPFETPVGALIALIGVPFFLFLARKERREL from the coding sequence ATGAATCAAGCGGCAAACGTGTTACGCAAGGAAACCGTCCCGGAGGAAGTCGAATTCCGGTCGCGTCCGTGGGCGGGCGGCATCATGATTATAGGCGGCCTGATTGCGTTGGCATTCGGCCTCGTCTTATCGATATCGTTCGGCGCGGCGGATATCAAGTTCGCGACCGTATGGGAAGCGATCTTCCGCTTCAATCCCGACGTGACGCAGCATCAGATTATTCAAGAGCTCCGATTGCCGCGTGTCTTGGGCGGGGCGATGGTCGGAGCATGCTTCGCTGTGGCCGGAGCCATTATGCAAGGCATGACCCGGAACCCGCTGGCGGATTCCGGACTGCTCGGACTTAATGCGGGGGCCGGATTTATGATGGCCATCTGCTTCGCCTTTTTCCCGGGCTTGCCGTTCATGTATCTGATTTTGTACGGCTTCCTGGGCGCCGGGCTCGGGGCCGGGCTTATCTATGGCATCGGCTCGCTGGCCAAGGGCGGACTTACGCCGGTGCGCCTTGTACTGGCCGGAGCCGCGCTCAGTGCGCTGCTGTCGGCGCTGAGCGAAGGGATCGCGCTCTATTTCAAAATCGGGCAGGATCTGGCCTTCTGGTATGCAGGCGGTGTAGCCGGGACGAAATGGTTCCAGCTCAAAATCATGTTCCCTTGGATTGCGGCCGCGCTCATCGGCGCAATCGCCATCTCGCGCTCAATCACGATGCTCAGTCTGGGCGACGAGATCGCGAAGGGGCTGGGGCAACGCACCGGACTGGTGAAGCTGGCGGGTACGATCATTGTCCTGATTCTGGCCGGTGCGGCCGTGTCCGTTGTCGGAGCCGTCGGGTTCGTCGGTCTCATAATCCCTCATCTGGCGCGTTATCTGGTCGGCGTCGACTACCGCTGGATTATTCCTTGCTCGGCGGTGCTCGGCAGCCTGCTTGTCGTATTCGCCGATCTGGCCGCGAGAATGATCAATCCGCCGTTCGAGACGCCTGTCGGCGCGCTGATTGCGCTTATCGGCGTTCCGTTCTTCCTCTTCCTGGCGCGTAAAGAAAGAAGGGAGCTGTAA
- a CDS encoding ABC transporter ATP-binding protein encodes MFRRFFAYYQPYKWLFILDFSCAILAALLELAFPIAVNGVVDQLLPSGNWRWILYACLGLLGIYVVSAGLHFVVTYWGHKLGINIETDMRKKLFDHVQKLSFRFFDNNKTGHLVSRMTNDLMDIGEIAHHGPEDLFIAVMTLGGAFGIMLSINWELAVLTFIIVPLMIYLSLYFSRKMSRAFKRMFADIADYNARVENNVSGIRVVQAFANEKHEIRRFAENNARFRLTKLITYKIMAWNSSISFILMKLISLFVLVCGTWYVINDQMTYGEFIAFVMLSNVFLGPIKQINAVIEMYPKGIAGFKRYLELLETAPDIADAPDARPIGKPQGNIRYSGVSFGYENKEKILNGIDLTIRAGETVALVGPSGAGKTTLCSLLPRFYEIGEGSISIDGTDIRKITLESLRSHIGIVQQDVFLFDGTIRENISYGKLGASEEEIWEAARKAQLEDLILSLEEGMDTLIGERGVKLSGGQKQRLSIARMFLKNPAILILDEATSALDTETEAAIQEALAALSQGRTTLVIAHRLATIKNADRIVVVTEQGITEQGKHDELLAAQGIYYRLHQAQFGVGMMIS; translated from the coding sequence GTGTTTCGACGCTTTTTTGCTTACTATCAGCCCTATAAATGGCTATTCATTCTCGATTTCTCCTGCGCCATCCTGGCCGCATTGCTGGAGCTGGCCTTCCCGATCGCCGTCAACGGCGTCGTGGATCAGCTGCTGCCGAGCGGCAACTGGAGGTGGATTCTGTATGCCTGCCTCGGGCTTCTGGGCATTTATGTCGTCAGTGCCGGACTGCACTTCGTCGTTACCTACTGGGGGCATAAGCTGGGCATTAACATTGAGACGGACATGCGCAAAAAGCTGTTCGATCATGTGCAGAAGCTGTCTTTCCGCTTCTTCGACAACAACAAGACAGGCCATCTCGTGTCCCGGATGACGAACGATCTGATGGATATCGGCGAGATTGCGCATCACGGGCCGGAGGATCTCTTCATCGCCGTCATGACGCTGGGGGGCGCCTTCGGCATCATGCTGAGCATCAACTGGGAGCTCGCCGTGCTGACATTCATCATCGTGCCGCTCATGATTTATTTGTCGCTCTACTTCAGCCGCAAAATGTCGCGGGCCTTCAAGCGAATGTTCGCCGATATTGCCGACTATAACGCGCGGGTGGAGAACAACGTGAGCGGCATCCGGGTCGTTCAGGCGTTCGCCAACGAGAAGCATGAGATTCGCCGCTTCGCCGAGAACAACGCCCGCTTCCGGTTGACGAAGCTCATTACGTATAAGATTATGGCCTGGAATTCCTCGATCAGCTTCATTCTGATGAAGCTCATCTCGCTGTTCGTGCTCGTATGCGGCACATGGTATGTCATCAACGATCAGATGACGTACGGGGAATTCATTGCCTTCGTTATGTTGTCTAACGTATTTCTCGGCCCGATCAAACAGATCAATGCCGTCATCGAAATGTATCCGAAGGGGATCGCCGGCTTCAAGCGGTATCTCGAGCTATTGGAGACAGCTCCCGATATTGCTGACGCTCCCGATGCCCGTCCGATTGGCAAGCCGCAAGGGAATATTCGCTACAGCGGCGTAAGCTTCGGATATGAGAACAAGGAGAAGATCTTGAACGGCATCGACTTGACCATTCGGGCGGGAGAGACCGTCGCGCTCGTCGGCCCGTCCGGCGCTGGCAAGACGACGCTGTGCAGCCTGCTGCCGCGCTTCTATGAGATCGGCGAAGGCTCGATATCGATCGATGGGACAGATATCCGGAAGATTACGCTCGAATCGCTCCGTTCTCATATCGGAATTGTGCAGCAGGACGTGTTCCTGTTCGACGGCACGATTCGGGAAAATATCTCGTACGGCAAGCTTGGCGCAAGTGAGGAAGAAATATGGGAGGCCGCGCGGAAGGCTCAGCTGGAGGATCTGATTTTGTCTTTGGAGGAAGGAATGGATACGCTCATCGGCGAACGCGGCGTCAAGCTGTCGGGCGGTCAGAAGCAGCGCTTGTCGATTGCCCGCATGTTCCTCAAGAACCCGGCAATCCTCATCCTGGATGAAGCGACCTCGGCGCTGGATACGGAGACCGAGGCGGCGATTCAGGAGGCGCTGGCCGCGCTCTCGCAGGGAAGGACGACGCTTGTCATCGCGCATCGGCTGGCCACAATCAAGAATGCCGATCGGATCGTCGTCGTCACCGAGCAAGGCATTACGGAGCAAGGGAAGCATGATGAACTATTGGCGGCCCAGGGCATCTACTACCGGCTGCATCAGGCTCAGTTCGGCGTTGGCATGATGATTTCATAA
- the kdpC gene encoding potassium-transporting ATPase subunit KdpC, with protein MNHSVQAPQEQDARSGVSAVLSIARLSLVFIVLCGILYPLACTGLLQALVPERANGSLIRDSSGAVIGSELIGQPYDDPRYFHGRISSIAYQAEASGSNNYAPSNPELLERMKASVRDWERGNPADPAAQLPIDLVTNSASGLDPHITPETARVQIPRISGLTGIAPAELEKLVGEHTEGRDLGLFGEPRVNVLALNLDLRALLDR; from the coding sequence ATGAACCATTCTGTACAGGCGCCACAGGAGCAAGATGCCCGAAGCGGCGTATCGGCTGTCCTTAGCATAGCGCGGCTCAGTCTCGTCTTCATCGTGCTGTGCGGCATTCTCTATCCGCTCGCCTGCACCGGACTGCTGCAGGCCTTGGTGCCGGAGCGCGCCAATGGAAGTCTTATCCGTGACAGCAGCGGAGCCGTCATCGGCTCCGAGCTGATTGGCCAGCCGTACGACGATCCGCGCTATTTCCATGGCCGGATATCGAGCATCGCCTATCAGGCGGAAGCGTCCGGCTCGAATAACTATGCTCCGTCCAATCCGGAGCTGCTGGAACGGATGAAGGCATCCGTCCGCGACTGGGAGCGCGGCAATCCGGCTGATCCGGCCGCTCAGCTTCCGATCGATCTGGTCACCAACTCCGCTTCGGGCCTGGACCCGCATATTACGCCGGAGACGGCACGGGTTCAGATTCCGCGCATCAGCGGCTTGACCGGAATCGCGCCGGCGGAGCTGGAGAAGCTGGTTGGCGAGCATACGGAAGGGCGCGATCTCGGGCTCTTCGGCGAGCCGCGGGTTAATGTACTGGCCCTGAACCTGGATCTCCGGGCGCTGCTGGACCGGTAA
- a CDS encoding ABC transporter ATP-binding protein yields MKERLQTQKLDIGYSERAIVQNLNLSIPHGKITALVGANGSGKSTILKAMARLMRPSSGGVLLDGRSIHSMSTKEVAKQLAILPQNPSAPDGLTVAELVGYGRFPHQKGFGSLSAEDRDTVAWAITMTGMNAFRDRPVDQLSGGQRQRAWIAMALAQQTDILFLDEPTTFLDMAHQLEVLQLLHKLNREESRTIVMVVHDLNHASRYAQHMVAIKAGTVVGEGTPAEVMTPQVLREVFGIEADIVADPRTGVPLCLPYELAGCAAAETDAVERSLDTA; encoded by the coding sequence ATGAAGGAACGGCTTCAGACACAGAAGCTCGACATTGGTTACAGCGAGAGGGCGATTGTGCAAAATTTGAATCTGTCCATTCCGCACGGCAAAATAACGGCCCTCGTCGGAGCGAACGGCTCCGGGAAATCCACGATTCTGAAAGCGATGGCCCGCCTTATGCGGCCCAGTTCGGGGGGCGTGTTGCTTGACGGCCGATCGATTCACTCCATGTCGACGAAGGAGGTGGCGAAGCAGCTTGCCATCCTGCCTCAGAATCCGTCGGCCCCGGACGGTCTGACCGTCGCCGAGCTGGTCGGATACGGCCGCTTCCCGCATCAGAAGGGATTCGGCTCGTTGTCGGCGGAGGATCGGGATACCGTCGCTTGGGCGATTACAATGACGGGCATGAACGCCTTCCGCGACCGGCCCGTCGATCAACTGTCCGGAGGCCAGCGCCAGCGTGCCTGGATTGCGATGGCGCTGGCCCAGCAGACGGACATTCTGTTCCTTGACGAGCCCACGACCTTTCTCGACATGGCCCATCAGCTGGAAGTGCTCCAACTGCTGCACAAGCTGAATCGGGAAGAAAGCCGCACCATCGTCATGGTCGTCCACGATTTGAATCATGCCTCCCGCTATGCCCAGCATATGGTCGCGATCAAAGCGGGTACGGTCGTCGGCGAGGGAACGCCGGCAGAAGTGATGACACCGCAGGTGCTGCGGGAGGTCTTCGGCATCGAGGCCGATATCGTGGCCGATCCGAGGACTGGCGTTCCGCTCTGCTTGCCTTATGAATTGGCGGGCTGCGCGGCTGCAGAGACCGATGCCGTGGAGCGAAGCCTTGACACCGCATGA
- a CDS encoding MerR family transcriptional regulator codes for MKMTRSQLAKLTGVHKETIRYYELQEVLPAPERAPNGYRVYTDKDRVRLKFIRDAKSLGYSLNEIKRSTASADNPNGGG; via the coding sequence ATGAAGATGACAAGAAGCCAGCTCGCCAAGCTCACCGGAGTGCATAAGGAAACGATCCGGTACTATGAACTCCAAGAAGTGCTGCCTGCCCCTGAACGGGCGCCCAACGGCTACCGGGTCTACACAGACAAGGATCGGGTCCGGTTGAAATTCATCAGAGACGCCAAGTCGCTCGGTTATTCGCTGAATGAAATTAAAAGAAGCACTGCATCTGCTGACAACCCAAATGGAGGCGGATGA